GAGTCCAAGCATGGCCTGATGTTGTAGAGGCTAATTTATTAATACAGTACATTTAATTGAGACTTTATTCATGTCTTATTGATTCAGAATGATACTCTGGAAGGAGTTTCCTCTTCTACTTAcactaaaaaaagttttaaattgaaatctagttgatttacaatgttgtgctagtttcaggtgttcagttcagttcagtcactcagtcgtgtctgactccttgtgaccccatggactgcagcacgccaggcttcgctgtccatcaccaactcccagagcctgctcaaactcatgtccattgagttggtgatgccatccagccatctcatcctctgtcgtccccttctcctcctgccttcaatctgtcccagcatcagggtctttatcaatgatttggttcttcacatcaggtggccaaagtattggagtttcagcttcagcatcagtctttccaatagacattcaggattgatttcctttaggattgactggttggatttccttgcagtccaagggattctcaagagtcttctccaacaccacagttcaaaagcatcaattctttggtgctcagctttctttatagtccaactctcacatccatacatgactactggaaaaccatagctttgactacacagacctttgttgacaaagtaatgtctctgatttttaatatgctgtctaggttggtcatagcttttcttccaaggagcaagtatcttttaatttcatggctgcaatcaccatctgtagtgattttggagccccccaaaataaagcctgtcactgtttccattgtttccccatctatttgccacaaagtgatgggaccggatgccatgatctttgttttttgaatgctgagttttaagccaactttttcactttcctctttcactttcattaagaggctctttagttcctcttcactttctgccataagggtggtatcatctgcatatctgaggttattgatatttctcttggcaatcttgattccagcttgtgcttcatccatcccggcattttgcatgatgtactctgcatataagctaaataagcagtgtgacaatatacagccttaacatactcctttcccgatttggaaccagtctgctgttccatgtctggttctaactattgcttcttcacctgcatacagatttctcaggaggcaggtaaggtggtcttgtattcccatctcttaaggattttccagtttgttgtgatccatacagtcaaaggctttggcataatcaataaagcagaagtacatgtgtttctggaattctcttgcttttcccatgaccCAACGGAtgctagcaatttgatctctggttcctctgccttttctgaagttcacggttcatgtactgttgaagtccggcttagagaattttgaccattactttgctagcgtgtgagatgagtgcagttgtgtggtagtttgaacattccttggcattgcccttcttagggattagaatgaaaactgatcttttccagtcctgtggccactgctgagttgtccaaatttgctggcaaattgagtgcagcactttcacagcatcatcttttaggatttgaaatagctccactgaaactccatcatgtccactagctttgttcgtagtgatgcttcttgaggcccacttgacttcgcattccaggatgtctggctctaggtgagtgatcacaccatcgtgattatctgggtcatgaagatcttttttgtacagttcttccatgtattcttgccacctcttcttaatatcttctgcttctgctaagtccataccatttctgtcctttattgtgcccatctttgcatgaaatgttccctggtacctctcattttcttgaagagaactctagtctttttcattctctttctttgcattgatcactgaggaaggctttcttatctctccttgctattcttgggagcGCTACAGTTCCAGGTGTAtagcactactatatataaaatagataaccaacaagatctTCTTACTCAGTGACATCAAGTCCTGAAGTGGGGCATGCGGTCTGCTATGGGCTGATTGATGATAGTTGGAAAATGGTAACTGATCCTGTCTGTCTTGGTCCCCTGGCTCTTGTTCTCTCAGGACAGCCTGCCAATAATAGGGCACACCCCCCACCCTTGCTTCTACCACCCTGAGGTAAGCCCTGTATAACAGGGCACCTTCACTCTGGATTgaagtttcttcttttctgcctGTAGCTGGGTGGGCCAACTCCATGGAGTTGGGGGGTTGGAGAGGTATCAGATGACAAGTCTATGCCATGGGCATCAAATTTAGCAAATGCTGGGTCTTAACCCCACCTGACACCAGAATGTACAGCTCAGCAGGAGAGAAGTGTAAGGAACTCGGCTCCCCCAGACCCCAACAATTCTGCAAACATCACATTCTAAATGGAATCCTAAATGTCCAAGTGAACCTCACCAAGGCGGGACTTGATGCAGGTTTGGTATCTAGCACCTCTTAGGGAGAGATCAACCCTGCCCATCACATTCTCGGAAGAGAGTACTTTATACTTTTGTATGTAAACCTTGATACGGTTTCTCTCCACAGggctttttaaaagaagtttttggAAAACAGGCGATATCAGGAAAATTGTAAACTCACATGTGACAATGGAAAAAACCCATTATATCCAGAGTCAGTGACAATATTaggagatggtgggggaggggaagaacgGGAAAAGCTGCATCCTGATTTTTGACAGTAAGGAAGCACACAGGCTCCTATGCAGATGAACACGGAGCTCCTTCAGACTTGTGGGTTTTCTTCATCTTCTTGCAGGATCATAGGAAAAAGCAGAACTGGTGACATATGGGAAATTGGATCAACGAAAAGGGACTTTCCTCTGATAAGTTTTGAGCAGGAAGTGGTCAGCATTCTCAAGATATGAAGATtatggaaaatgaaaactaatactTATGAAAAAGGCCTGATGAAATGAGCTCTGGATATCTAAGACATTTCTGGAAAGTCTGATGGACATCAATTCAAAGAAAGCAAGAGGAGACCAAACTGTGAGTGAGACTATGTAATGCGTGGAAGCGCTAACAAATGAAATATCACCCtttgaataaaaaaatttaattatatgaACATAATACATGAAATACATAAACTTTACACAGCAGAAAAGGCCAAAAGAAGGATATTTCCAGATACTGTACACTAAGAgcaaaagactaaaaatattaGTGAATATGAGGAATGAATTAGTGAATATGaggaatgttctataaatataaGAGCAAGTGAGCATGCCATCATCTTTGACTTGTTTAATGCTGCCTGTGGGAAGTGGTCATGAAACCCCCAAGCATCGTGCCCACCCAGAGACAGTTTTCATCAACTCACAGTTAAGTAGGATGGGAAAGACCGCTAATCCTCAAACGATTAAATTACAGCAGGCTTTAAAGATGCCATACATGGGCTGAGGGGGGTgatgaggaggtggtggaggagaaCAGGTAGATTAGTCAGaaacaggagacagagagagagagagagtgcttaGTGAGTGAGATTGGAGTCAAGAGAGCGACGAAAAGGTGTCACTACTACATAAATCACAGTTCAACATGGCGGCCATGTTATATGGAAAGAGGAGATGTGTCATAGGGAAAAGAAAGCCGCTCACCCGGTTAACTCAGGTTTTTCTTCTACACCCGCACGTGCAAATGGCAATGCATGGCCAGCCCCATCTTGAGACAGCAAGCCAAGCAATGGAAATAAGTGGTTGAAACAAAGAGTTAATTGTCTATGGTCCTCAATATTTTCAAATTGCCCTCTCATCAATAAACAACATTGAACATACAGCCCTACATATTTCTGTGTTAACACACTGGGGATATGATAAAATAGCCACAGACACACTTTCTAAAAGATGATTATATCTATTATATTCTCTGTCCACACCCCACTTTGGGACCTAGCCAAGGGTCTCAGTAGCAGACCAGCAACACACATGAAGTTTCACTAGGTGGCGCTCTGCACCGCATATGTACAACCACAGTCAGCATATAACTCAGTCAGACACTAGGAAAATGACAGTCAAGACATCCTTGAAACCCTGAACACAAGCAGCAACTCTACTGGTCAGGATCCACAGGACTTCGAATCACTTCGCCACCTGTCTCTGTCACTACTCAAATCTGTTCGGTGTGCCTGCCCAAACCGTCTTCACATGTTAGCCCTGAACAGAACTGCCAATCCTATATGGTTAGACTATGTCCCTCCTGAAAACAAGCACCAAGAGGGAAGCGATTTGAGTTGAAGGGCAGTGGGTTAAGAGCGCCGAGGTCTGGATGCAGGAGAAAGAGAAATCGAGCATATCTGGGGGCTCGGGCTTTCCTTGCTGAAAGGATCCCCATGTTGACTCTCCCTGGTATCCCAAAGGAAGATGTGGTGCTTCCTGCATGGGCTCCACAAACCAGCTGCTTCAGAAGCACTTAGGGAGTTTCCAAAATGTCCTGGGTACCAGAGACCAGGATCTCTGGCATGAAGGACTGCAATCCACATGATATCTAAGCTCCTTGGGTGATTCTGAGCCCCTGTAAAATTGGGAGAACGAACTGGTCTGAGTGGACAGAGCTGGGTCAGTTTGGGGTAGGGCCATTTCCAGCTTCATGGATCTTGGCAGTTGACTTAACACATCTGATCGCACGTTCATCTCTGAGTTAATCCATCCTCTTTAAGATGGAGCCCCTAATACCACCTTCAGGGAGCCGCTGTGAAGATTTAATGGAATAAATTAGGCACTGAACTTGGCATTTGCTGCTTTATAAATGTGACTCCTTCCCCTCCACTTCCCTCTCCAGACCCCACTAGATAACGCTGTCCAGGTACCAGTGACTTCATCTTATGCCCTTCTTCCCAAGATCCTCCTTGCTCTCTCCTCACCTGTCACTCCCTTGGGGGCCTGCCCTCAAGAGGAAAAGCAAATTGGTGATGATTTTACAGTTCATTCTTCCCATTCCACTTTCATCGAAGGGCAACTAAATGGTGGGAAATGAGGACCCAGGGGAGAGAGATGAGCCCTATAAAAGATTGTTATTTAATGcatttcttgttgtttagttgctaagtcatgtctgactcttttgcgaccccagggactgtagcccaccaggctcctctgtccataggatttcccgggcaagtatactccagtgggttgccatttcctcctccaggggatcttctgggatcagggattgaacccatgtctcctgcttgggagGTGGACTCTTTAtgagactgagccactgaaccaccagggaggcccacttACTGCATACCACCTGATTACAAGGTCCTGCTTGGTGGGCCACCGCTTGGACCTGGCCCAGGAGTATTATCCACTGTTTCAAGGTGACTTCAGGACAGCAGGCTGGTTCTAACTGCCAAAAGAGTCCACACTCTTCCCATTCCCTGCCAGTTTTTTTTAGCAGCACAGTCCCCCTGGACAACGGGCCTCGGATATGGGTTCATGGAGATGTTCCTACCAAGTCCTATGGCTCATGCAATTCACTATTGCAAAAGCCTCTGGGATGTCTGACCCGCTGCATCTCCTTGGCCAGTGACGAGTGAAGCAGTCATGTGTATCATACAAGACAAAGACGGTGTCCTAGTTGTCTGTCTCTGGCCTTTGCTTCAGGGGCATCACCAGCCAGGATTCTGAGAACCGTTTTCTTGTGTTAGAAGCATCTGCCCATCTCACTGTGACCACTGGTGGGCTCTAGGGATGTATGAAAATTGCCATAAGGCCACAGGGACTTCCTCTTACCCTCCAGAAACTAACAGACTGTTTCTGGAGGGTGTTTGTGAGACACTGGCACTCAAACCTCCTCAGTCAATTAGTCTGGGCTCTTCCAAAACTGTTAATGTAAATTACCAAGAGGGAGATGGGATGTTTATACAAAGAAATACAACCACTGAAGTGTCATGGCAAACATGTTAGAAACTGTCAATACTTACAACCCAAGAGCAGGGTAATCTTGAAGGCAGAGCACCGGATCTCATCCAGTTTCTTAGCCCACATGCTTGAAAATTGAGATAAGTTGAAAGAATATGAATTTGAATGTGACGGAGAGTCTGGCCCATGTCGGCCAGGGAAAGTTCCACCATGCCAGTTCAGAAGCTCAGGCTCACTGAAGCAGGTGGGGATTGACTCTGCGAGTGTGGGAAAGAGACCAGTGTTAAACCAGGATGTTAAACACACCAAACCAGTGCTTCCCAacagaagaatccacctgcaatggcgGCGCTTTCTCTTCATTCTTGTGCAGGACACGGGATTGGCTGTGGGCCCTAAAGCCGAAAAGGGAgctgagagggagagggagacaaaagaagatataaaaccCTCAAACAGGGTGCAAGTGCCCTGATGCCATCTCCCCGTCACCAGCGTGGATGGCCCCCGTGTCACCAGGCCTTCCACCACACAAGCTCCTCACGAGTTTGGGGCTTTTTCGCTCTTTGTAGCCCTCCCCCCCACTATGTTGGTCGGCTGGCGCATCTCATGTTTGCCTTTGTTACATTAACTCAGTGACATGGATTCATTTTCAGGCCTCGTGTTCTCCAGAGAACATCTCCTTTGGAGTCGCCCTCGATCACATTCTGTGGTCGTTTTCCTCCCACACTGATATTTGTATTTCTGGAGAGACAAGGAATTCCCAGTGCTTCTTAGGCTCAAGGGTTCAGACTTCCAGGAGAGGGGACTCGTGTCCCACTACCAACTTCTCCTGAGGTCCAGCATCCCACGGCCCAGCTGGTCAATCTGCCCCCTAGCCAGGGTTCTCTGCTCACTTGAGTGTGTGCAGAAGAGGTGTCCCCACCCCCCATTGTAAAACGGGGCCATAAATACCTTACAGGAGATGCAAGCTGGATCCTCTTGGTGAGGACCACGAGAGGTCAACAAAAAGTGTGTTTtatcggggggggggggcagggacaGCCTCCTGAAAAAGAGGCGAGTGCATCCTTGCTGTCCCCATCAGCTTCCACGGGAACAAGACAAGACGACACCCAGACTGTTACATCACTGCAGCCCCTCTCATGTACTCTGTACTCCCTGACTACATGTAAGAGATCAGCTGGACCTAAGACTGTTTGGGCAGAGCTGGGAGCAGACGTGAGGATGGGCCAAGAGACCTTAAGAGACCCTGACtcagccatggggttgcagtaaTACTCAGCCTTTCTCTGCTCTACGGACTGCAGCTGTGTGTTTCGCCTTTTTTGCAGCCATAACACTTAACTGCCCAATGCCTCTCTTGGCTTGGATCCTACAAATGCCCAAGTCGTGCTAAGGTACAGTCTCTATCTGAGGAGGAAGGACAGGTTCAGGGCTGGAAGTGGTTGGGAACCCCTTCATGGTAGCATGGGATCCATGGACAATCTGGAGTCTCTTCCATACTCAGAGCTTGGCAGGGGACCTAGCAGTCATGTTCTCCTGGTGGCCTGAGTTGGTGGCTTTCGAGCCGAGCCATCTATGAATGGCTCTAATGGTACAGGACTCCACAGAGGACCCTCAGGAGATTAACAGAGTGGCTTGTCAAGATACaaaggaattaaaatgaaaaccacCTGTTACTGTGCTTTGGGTCATTTCCTACAACAAACCACTGTGCACAGCCTCATGTTGAAATACACTGCGGTTTCTGAGTTGTGTTGTCAGTTTCCCTTCCTCTTGGTTCATTTCAGAAGATGTTTGTCTTCAAGTGCTTCATGGTTTATAAATCACCAAAATAACTTAAACCTTGTATAGTTATGTGTTTTAATAGAAGAAATTGATGATGCCAACAGCCAGTTTTTATGGCGTTATCTGTGCTTTCACGTAGGCGCCTATGAAGTACAATCAAGCTTACCGAGGCTATCAGACCGCTGGCTCTGTTGATTCCAGAGATTAATTTGGGAGTTTGTGACCCTTATTGATTACATGTCCTTTGGAAATAATACATATAGCCATCCTCAGAGTAAAACCTTTGGCTTTTCCATAGATGAAGAAAACACAGTTATCTCCCAGATAATTTGAAGTCTGGGATTTGAAGCTATCTTTCAAAGGGCGCAGACACCTCTGTAGATAACTTCtttcatgaaataaaaacaaacaggtcACATTTCAGACTTTGGACTCATGCAAATTTATAGACACTTAGAAAGTATGTGTGTCTTCAGAACATCTTGGTCCTTtctggtgtgtgtttttttttttttttttttttgagtactgAAGCCAAAGCTCAAGACTGAAGCTTTCTCAGTGTTAATGGTGGTAAACCTCTgttcctcccccagcctccaaaTTTAAAGGAATCCATGTGACTGTCATCCCTGCTTGCTAACTCTAAATAAATATATGCTCTTGGGTTCTCCTTTAGAGTTTATCATCAAAGCTGTCTGACATTGATGGATCAAGTTTTCAGATAATTACAAGTATACAGTATTAGTTAATAAAGCAGTTTGAAAGATCATTGGATGAGGCAACTTTTCTTTGGAAACAGTACTTTGCCATGCaaataaaaaaatctgtcttagctcagctgctgtaacaaaacatCACAAACTGCATGACTTaaagaacaaacatttatttctcacaagtcTGAAGCATGGAAgccagtctgaaggagatcagggtGCCAACATGATCTAGTTCTGCTGAGGGTCCTCCTGTGTGTTATAGACTGCCAGCCTCTCTCCATACCCTCACATGGTGGGAACACAGCAAGTTAGTCCCCTGACTGCTTCTTCTAAGGCAGTAATCCCATCACGAGGGCTCCAGTCTCATGACCTAACCACTTCTTAaaaaccccacctcccacctcccaacaccatcacactgggggattaggatttcaacatttaGTCCAGAGCCATACTTAAGCAGGTAAGTTATCATCAAAAGTAAAGAGCATGACTTTATTCTTCTCCCACTTGTAAGCAGACTATGTCCATCGATGACAAAGATGTTTCTATTTCCCCCAAAAACCCAGTAACAGGCCCAGGAGAGAAAGAGCAAGGAGCGCTTGAGCTGTACCACCTGCTGGGGACCAGCACTTGGTCTGCACAGAACGGGGCACTAGATGGTTGAGTCAATTGGCTGAGGAGTTAactgtgtctttatttttatcactAATTAACTGGTACATTTTAATGCCATATAAGCAGACTCTGAGCCTTTTTTTAAACCCTATTTCTATACATACCAGTGCCTCTTAAGGGTAGAAGTGCAGTTCTTGGtgactgtgtgtatatgtaataaTCACAATTACAGGAGAATCAAAGTCCCACATCCTCTACTTGCCACCCTTCTCCCAACAGTATTTTATGCAAGGGCAGAAGACAAAGACTCAAGTGCAAATGGAGACAGAGAGAGCTGAGAAAGATGACTTGATGCTTATATAAATCCCATTTTTCCGCTTCCTTTGTCATGTATTGGTGACTCCTCTCCAATATGGGCAATCCCAGGCCTTGGAGAATCTTAGAACACTCTTTTGGCAAGACATGGGTGAGCCGATCAAGGCAGCTGAGCTTCTCCTTGGTAGCAGTCACATTCAGCAAAGAAGGGCTAGGCTGTCTCTTTGAACACCTGACTGTAGGTCACGTGATTGTCTGTGGCCAGGGCATTTTTCAGACACTGCCAGAAGTACGGGTGAGCCTGTGGGTTTGTTGGCCACTCAAGGACAGAACTGCCACAGAGCCTCTTCCGGAGTTGGAGAAACTTGGACTTCTGAAGGGGCTTCTCAAGGAATATCAAGATGATTACATCCACTTTTTCATCCATGAGCCTCTGATGGGATAAGTAAAATGCTATCTTAAAATTCTCAGTCTTTGCGTACTTGTCTGTCATCACAAACACTGTCTTTTTGCTAAGCTGTATGCTCTGGGAAAGATTTTCCAGAACAGGCTGCCCTGGTAACCAGTCTCTTTCCTCAAGACATAAATTAAAACACTTCTCTCTCGGGTCTTCCAATTTGGCCACCAGCTCGTCCAAAACCCACTCTGTCACTGCTGGGTCTTTAGTGTCATATACAATGAAAGCATCATAGCAAGAATTGGGTGATATCAGACGTCGATACCCTTTTATTTTGGCTTTACAGAAATGATAACTATACCACACATCCCAGAAATAGAGATGGTTTGCTGTTGTGATCATCATCAGAGAGAGAACTGCTGATATGGAAAGTGAGAACAGGATGAAGTTAGTCAAATCTAACTCACAGGTATATAGATCCAGAGAGACCACACTCTGGCCCTTGTGTGCTCCTGGTCCCATGCAAGTCACATCTGTGGCCAAGTAAGGAATAGTCACCTCGGTATGGTTAACCCACCAGACAAACCACACAGCATCACAGTTGCACAGAAATCGATTGTGAtgcaaaaacaaaatgtttagaTTGTTGAGGACGTTTTCTGGAAAACTTGTCTTTTGGATAACCTGAATTTTATTTGAGCTGAGGTCCAGATGTCGCAACTGGAAAGCACCTTGGAGAAAATACTTTGTCAGGCACCTGATTTGATTATTCTTAAGTATGAGTTTCTTGAGGCTGCGGGAACAGTTGGATAATCTCTCAGGGACAGTCTTCAGCTGGTTGAAGCTGAGGTCCAAAGTTTCTAGATTCTTCAGACTCTGTAGTCCTTTCCAACTGAAAGACTTGAGCCCATTTTTGGCCAAGGAGAGAGTCTTTAGATTTGGAGGCATATTATCAAAAACTCCCAAAGGTAAGAAACTCAGAGAATTTTCAGAGATGTCTAGCTCTTCTAAGTTTAGCAGATTCTTAAAGAATTTTAAGTATCTGTTATCACCATCTCTCCATAAAATATCCAAATGGTTGCCTCTGAACTCCAGGATTTGAAGAGATTCACTCTCCATGGTCCTGCTGGTGGAGGTAGCGATGTCATTATAGTTCATCATCAGTTTCTTCAGAACCTTGAGGTTCTTGGTAAAATTTAGCATGTGAGTAATTCCTTCTGATTGAAAATAATGGCTGTTACTACTTATATCTAGGACTTCCAGGTTGTGCAGCTCCTCAAATGCCGTTGAGTAGAGTAAATCAAGCCGATTGTTAGAGAAGTCCAAATATTTCAACTCCACTAAAGGCTGAAATTCACTTCCATTAAGCGTCTGGCTAATGCTATTTCCTGATAAGTTTAGGCATTTGAGGAAAGAAAGATGCTGGAAATCAGAAGACttgataaaaaatatattatttctactAAGGTCCAAGGTCTGCCCATACATATAACAATCTTCATTAAGAGGTAAGAAAGAAGGAGGCTCTTTGCTCTTGGACCGGCAACTCCTTGCATACTCATCATATCTGAAATAATGCAATGCTTCAAGGACCTGGGGCCCATGGCCTTCTACAGAAGTTCTCATGTTAGAGCAGAAACCACCTTCAGTTGACTCTCCCGAAGGTGATATTTTATTCACTGAAAGATCAATGAATTTCAATGTTTTAAATTGTCTAAATATGCTGAGGTCAGCAATTTTAATAAAGTTAGTGCCAAGATCAAGAACTTCAAGATTGGGAAGATTACGTAATGGGAAGAGATTTAAACTATTCAGCTCTTTAAAGACATAGCCTTTGATTCGCAAAACTTTCAATTTTTTCAGTGAAGAAAATGCATCTGATAGATTTATAACTGCATGGTAGACCTGAAGATCATAATTGAAAGACAGATCCAAGTTGACAAGGTTATGAAGAAGATGTAAAAATCTGGCATCCCCAATTTCTTTGGCCAAGAAGTTTTGGGAAAGATCTAGTTCTTTAAGTTTGTTAATGTTTTTA
This Budorcas taxicolor isolate Tak-1 chromosome X, Takin1.1, whole genome shotgun sequence DNA region includes the following protein-coding sequences:
- the TLR7 gene encoding toll-like receptor 7; translation: MWTLKRQFPILFNMILISELLGARWFPKTLPCDVTLDAPNAHVIVDCTDKHLTEIPGGIPANATNLTLTINHIAGISPASFHQLDHLVEIDFRCNCIPVRLGPKDNVCTKRLQIKPNSFSKLTYLKSLYLDGNQLLEIPQDLPPSLQLLSLEANNIFLIMKENLTELANLEILYLGQNCYYRNPCNVSFTIEKDAFLNMRSLKLLSLKDNNISAVPTVLPSSLTELYLYNNIITKIQEDDFNNLSQLQVLDLSGNCPRCYNVPFPCTPCENNSPLQIDLNAFDALTELQVLRLHSNSLQHVPQRWFKNINKLKELDLSQNFLAKEIGDARFLHLLHNLVNLDLSFNYDLQVYHAVINLSDAFSSLKKLKVLRIKGYVFKELNSLNLFPLRNLPNLEVLDLGTNFIKIADLSIFRQFKTLKFIDLSVNKISPSGESTEGGFCSNMRTSVEGHGPQVLEALHYFRYDEYARSCRSKSKEPPSFLPLNEDCYMYGQTLDLSRNNIFFIKSSDFQHLSFLKCLNLSGNSISQTLNGSEFQPLVELKYLDFSNNRLDLLYSTAFEELHNLEVLDISSNSHYFQSEGITHMLNFTKNLKVLKKLMMNYNDIATSTSRTMESESLQILEFRGNHLDILWRDGDNRYLKFFKNLLNLEELDISENSLSFLPLGVFDNMPPNLKTLSLAKNGLKSFSWKGLQSLKNLETLDLSFNQLKTVPERLSNCSRSLKKLILKNNQIRCLTKYFLQGAFQLRHLDLSSNKIQVIQKTSFPENVLNNLNILFLHHNRFLCNCDAVWFVWWVNHTEVTIPYLATDVTCMGPGAHKGQSVVSLDLYTCELDLTNFILFSLSISAVLSLMMITTANHLYFWDVWYSYHFCKAKIKGYRRLISPNSCYDAFIVYDTKDPAVTEWVLDELVAKLEDPREKCFNLCLEERDWLPGQPVLENLSQSIQLSKKTVFVMTDKYAKTENFKIAFYLSHQRLMDEKVDVIILIFLEKPLQKSKFLQLRKRLCGSSVLEWPTNPQAHPYFWQCLKNALATDNHVTYSQVFKETA